The stretch of DNA TCGATCAGGGCTTCGACGTGTCCACTGGCATCTATCAGACGGGTATGCGCAAGGGATTGCAGATACTAACAAACAATAGGCATATCGTCCTGAAGTGCTGGACGCGACGGAAGTGCAAGGAGTGGATGCAGTACCTCAAGAATACGGCTAACTCGTATGCCCGCGACTTCACGTTGCCCAATCCGCACATGTCCTTCGCCCCGATGCGCGCCAACACGCATGCCACGTGGTACGTGGACGGCGCCCAGTACATGTCCGCCGTGGCCGACGGCTTGGAGGCCGCCCTCGAGGAGATCTACATCGCCGACTGGTGGCTCAGTCCCGAGATATACATGAAACGACCCGCCCTCGATGGCGACTACTGGCGTCTGGACAAGATTCTGCTGCGCAAGGCCGAGCAGGGAGTTCGCGTCTTTGTGCTCCTCTACAAGGAGGTCGAAATGGCGCTGGGCATCAACAGCTACTACAGCAAGTCCACGCTGGCCAAGCACGAAAATATTAAGGTGAGTGGGAAAAGAAATACCATAAAATTGCTATGTTATtaaatagagccctgcatgggtATACAAAATGGGTTAAATGGGTACTCAAACCAAATTTCAGGTCAAGTAGGTCAggctttcttttaaaaaattatctaCCCTACCTGACCCCAAcgttttcgcatttttcccaTTTACCCAAACCAAAACGACTCAAGTCAAATGGGCTTCAAGTAGATCAGTTCGTGTGTAAGGTTACGTTaaggtaaacaattttttttttttaataagaggATGATCACAGATTTCACAGCTCATCGACCcgtcgcgaattcttaaggtcAAGATGGTTGTTtgtgtataataaataaattaaaggatacattATGTCGACATTTGTTTCCACTTCTACCAACCAACcaattcgcggtttttaaaaaatagatatgGAATATATCTATAGGTTTctttagttaagttatgtatgatccacacaaatcAATCCacttgttcctaagaattcgcgttccttgaaaaattaatatagaaCATATCTTTAGGTTtcttagttaagttatgtatgatccacacaaatatatcCTTTTATTCCTaagaattaataatattaaacttcCATTACAGGTCATGCGACATCCCGACCATGCCAGAGGCGGCATTCTTCTATGGGCCCATCACGAAAAGATTGTGGTGATCGATCAGACCTATGCGTTCATGGGTGGCATTGATTTGTGCTACGGTCGGTGGGATGATCACCATCACCGCCTTACGGATCTGGGCAGCATATCCACATCCTCCTTTACGGGCAGCACGCGTCGAACACCCAGCTTGTACTTCAGCAAGGACGACACGGACTCGGCCTTCGGATCGCGCAAGTCCTCGCGGAATGCCCACTACGAGAGCTCGGCCAAGGAGAGGTCACCATCTCCACCGGCGGAAGAAGCCAGCACAAGTATAGAATTGAAGACGTTAAAACCTGGTGATCGCCTGCTAATACCCTCCATGCTGGTTCCCAGTCCCGGAGAAACACCCGGTGAAACGAGCATAGCCCTGGAGGGTATGAAGCTCAACACACCCGAAATGGAGCGCAAGAACGTGCTGGATCGGCTGAAAAACAACGCGATGAAGGGTGCTCGCCTGGGCAAGGACTTTATGCACCGACTGACAGCCAACGAGGCGGCGGATGAGAAGTCCGGTGAGGTGTTCACCATCGAGTCAGAGGACGTTACGGACCACGAGAACGGTGCAAACTTGGCTTCGGGCGGTCAAGAGGAGGCTATCACCGCCGGCAGCACGCAAATACTCAGCGAATTCTGCGGCCAGGCCAAGTACTGGTTCGGCAAGGACTACTCCAACTTCATACTCAAGGACTGGATGAACCTCAACTCGCCGTTCGTAGATATCATAGATCGGACGACCACGCCGCGGATGCCCTGGCATGACGTGGGTCTGTGTGTGGTGGGTGCATCGGCGCGAGATGTGGCGCGCCACTTCATCCAGCGTTGGAACGCCATGAAGCTGGAGAAGCTGCGCGATAACACACGATTCCCGTACCTAATGCCCAAGAGCTATCACCAGATAAGGCTGAACTCCCATCTCCAGCAGAACCGCCAGCAGCGGGTCACCTGCCAGCTGCTGCGGAGCGTCTCCGCCTGGAGCTGCGGCTTCATCGAGGCCGATCTGGTGGAGCAGAGCATCCACGATGCCTACATTCAGACGATCACCAAGGCGCAGCATTACATTTACATCGAGAACCAGTTCTTCATCACCATGCAGTTGGGCATGGGCGTGCCGGGGGCGCACAACAATGTGCGGAATCAGATCGGGGAGACCCTATTCAAGCGGATCGTGAGGGCTCACAAGTGAGTTGaaaaaaatcgagaaaaatcgatatgaaacgtagatcgattttacctTATAAATTCGTAATCCGTAaattcgatatgctcgaaatgttaaatgttaaaacGATATGCGTATTGCATATCGATGCGACatgctttatttttgtgtgtgaCTGATCTAActcatatatttttctttcaggGAACGAAAGCCCTTCCGTGTTTTTGTGATAATGCCCCTCCTGCCGGGCTTCGAGGGAGACGTGGGTGGCAGTACTGGCATTGCTGTTAGGGCCATCACGCACTGGAATTACGCATCCATTTCCAGGTGGGTTTTTACTAGCAAGAATAGACAGAAAAGGATTAgaatatcaataaaatttcGACATGAATAATGTCAAAATTATGACCAAAACATGTCAAtgagatattttatcatatcagtaATTTCATAGCAACTATTTAGtagttttttttacaaaaaatataaaaaaaatattaatctggtctttatttatataaaactaatatGAATtacatgatttttaaaaaattttacattttacatattgGTCTTGATCGTTTGTTAGGAATTTATTTCAATCCTTAAATTATTTCTTCTAGGGGACGCACAGGGATTTTAAACCGCCTGGTGGAGGCGGGCATTGCCAATCCGCAGAACTACATCTCATTCCATAGCCTGCGTAACCACTCCTTCCTGAATAATACACCCATCACGGAGCTGATCTATGTGCACTCGAAGCTCCTAATTGCCGACGATCGAGTGGTTATATGCGGGTCGGCGAACATCAACGATCGCTCGATGATCGGAAAGCGGGACTCCGAAATTGCGGCTATTATCATGGACGAGGAGTTCGAGGATGGCCGCATGAACGGAAAGAAGTATCCGAGCGGAGTGTTTGCGGGTCGCCTGCGAAAGTATCTGTTTAAAGAACATTTGGGTAGGTTACTTGACTGGGATTTACTTTCATATTCAACGAATTTTCTTCTTTATGCAGGCCTCCTGGACGGAGATAGTTCCAGTCGCTCGGAGCTGGACATCAGCGATCCGGTTTGCAACAAGTTCTGGCACGGCACCTGGCGCAGGATCTCGACACAAAATACAGAGATCTACGACGAGGTGTTCAAGTGCATTCCAACGGACTTTGTCAAGACCTTTGCCAGCCTGCGCAAATACCAGGAGGAGCCGCCCCTTGCCAAAACAGACCCCGAGCTGGCCGCCAACCGAGCCAATGACATTCAGGTACTGTTCTGTTGAAATGGTTAacgtaataattttaattttatagtatttttggtttaaaggtTTCAACCAACGAAAATCGGTTAGAGTACCAACATTTCCACAATTTTTACAGTTCCAAAATATTTGCGCTACAGGTTTAAATACTTTCTTTTTCCCCTGAACCTATGAAACAAACTTTTTAAACCAAATGTGCTataaactttttggaaaatcttgAAAGCTTGGCTTTAAAAATTGTGTATTTATGGTATTAttacctatttatttttaaaaaatccttcgtTTAGATATCCTAAAGATACTTTAATGTTCTTACTATTAAGCACTGTTGTTACACATTACATCATAAACTTACTGTGCCTTTTTATTTCAGGGATATTTGGTCAATCTGCCACTGGAGTTCCTCAACAAGGAGGTGCTCACGCCGCCCGGAACCAGCAAGGAGGGCCTCATTCCTACCTCTGTATGGACATAGTCTGCCAAAAGTCTCAAAGAGACAATTAGTTTTTAGAATCCTAAAGTAGACCTCTTAATGTTTAATACCCACCAAAAGCGCTTAACTTGAACGCTTGTCATTGCCAAGTCATACACTTTTTATATTGTATATAAATACCCGTATATAACTCTAGATAATTGAAAGTACTTGTAATTATGCCTTACCAatagttaatttattttacactgTTTGTCTATGTCCTCAAATAGTCTTAAGATCCTTGTtgttatttctttttgtttaaacAGTATTTTAGACCGATTTACTCACGTTTATTAAAGTGAAATGAAGTGCAAATAAAACATGAGAAAACGCTGTAGTCGAGTgtttcgactatcagatacccgttccTCTATTAAAGTGATTGCGAGGGAAATATACAAGATTCAAAGTGACAAAACAGCAATGCGACACCTAGCGACGAAAACGTTTATTGCTAactctttaataatttttagaaaactatataaaagtatcaaaactttttaaaaatcttgaaaAATGTGGGCGTTACACATCCGGATAAAAACCCATCAGAGCTAGTGAGTTTACGGatggtttaaaaatacgaatttttatttggatatcattttcataataatttgattttgggTTTGATTTAAATCCAAAAGCCTACTTTAATGTGAATAGGTTATTACTGCTTCCAGGTCAATGAGTAACTAAACAATTTCGTTCTTATAAGTTTTAGAGAATTTTAGACGAAACTGTCGTTTGTCGAGTCGAAATCGTCCTTTGCTATTTAGGGAGTTGTTGCGTCCTCCCTTGGTCGCTGTTGCAGAAGCGCGCCGTCTGTCTGAACAATCAACCATGGTCCGGCCCTCTGCACTGTGGGCACTCCGCCGGACATCAGCCAGCCCAGTTTGATCGGCGTGGGCGCCTACGTATCACCCCAGATGATGGAGGCCGAGTATGCGATGCGAGAGAAGCTGCCCGGCAACGTGTACACCTGGACATCGCGGGATCCCTGCATCGACGGACTGTTATCAACCGCATGGTGGTCACCGCCTTCCCCAGCAGCTTCCGCTTGTTCTGAGCACCGTTCAGCAGTAGACGCCACAATATTCACGCTTCGATGCGatcattgttttttataactAATATTATCCATATGTTTATGAATAAATGCTATTGATTGAAATGAGAAAAGTGGGCACTATTTTATGTTCAGTATACAAAGTCATTAATAAGCCATTATAACAAAATTAATCCATGAATCTCTGATtgctaaaacccatttctcAAAAAATCTGTTGAAGAGCACTAACAAATTCActcaattaaaagtaaataatatacaaatgtATATGAATGACAaaatttctttatatataataacaATTTCGTCTCTTTCAATTGTCCTCGCTTGGAAATTCCTGATCATTGGATCACGCTCTAGTTGTTATTAGGAAAATCCTCAACGATGCCGAGTCCTCCGATGATGTGCAGAGTGGATAGAAGACCCGCCAGGCCAGTGGAATCGGAGAATATCCAATCAGATGCGATCCAATAAGTATTTATTCAAGCCGATGGAATGTCAGAAGAGACTCAGAAAAGCGTCGACTTACTCACTGCACTTATcaatgataataaaatatacaaataatgtaaagcctttaaatgtttgttaaaaattaaagaacaatGCAGAGCGTTTGCGAATACTTACTTGAATATGGTTTCTAGACATCAGACAATAtgcaaaattcaatttaagctTAGAGAtatattggttttttttaatgttaatgttattccacctttttattaatttattaaaatcgataataaatattttttttcaaaacatagatgttttattaaacattaaaaacatcgatgtctTCGAACATTTTCAGGTAAAATAAACCGCTTTGACgacgaataattaaaatttgttctactttggaataaacaaaaaatttcttatGCATTCCATTTTGccttattcaaattcaaatcagttCAACTTTTGCGCCAAACAACTCGAACAAAACAGGCCCACAGGGTGCGCCATTTTTGTCCAATTTTGCGTCGAAAAACTCGAACGTAACAGGCCCACAGGGTGATTCGTCTATTTGAGCGACTCCGCGCTACGGTCATACCAATTGcagcaaaaagaagaagaaaagacAAAAATTGCTCGTCATTCGCAGTAGGCGATTTCAgtgaatatttcaaaaaacctaCAAATTCAACGCATTATATATCCCGTAAGTGTTGCAGCGACAACCGATAACCCCGGAACCGACCCCTGAACAACGAAAACCCAGTGATTTCGACCGAATAGCTGACTAATTCCAACACATCCTCCCTCCAATCTCCGCCAGCTCTCGAGAAGCAGCCGCATCATGTTCGGAAGACAAAGTGGACTGGGCAGttccagcaacagcagcaacctgGTGGAGTTTCGCGCCGGCCGCATGAACATGGTCGGCAAGATGGTCCATCCGGACTCGCGAAAGGGCCTCGTTTACATGACCCAAAGCGACGACGGCCTGATGCACTTCTGCTGGAAGGATCGCACCTCGGGCAAGATCGAGGACGACCTCATCGTCTTCCCCGACGACTTCGAGTACAAGCGCGTGGATCAGTGCAAGACGGGCCGCGTCTATGTGCTCAAGTTCAAGTCCTCGACGCGCCGCATGTTCTTCTGGATGCAGGAGCCGAAGACGGACAAGGACGACGAGCACTGCCGGCGCATCAACGAGCTGCTCAACAACCCGCCCTCCGCCCACCagcgcggcggcggcggcagcaacgACGGCGACCTCCAGTACATGCTGAACAACAtgtcgcagcagcagctgatgCAGCTCTTCGGCGGCGTCGGCCAGATGGGCGGTCTAAGCTCGCTGCTGGGCCAAATGAAGTGAGCGAAAATTAGAATTTAAGATATTTGTGATTTATATCCATGATATTCAGAAAAATTTGCCAGGTCTAAAGGGAGATATCTGCCTTAGTTTATAAGAAGAAATCTGTGTAGAAGAAGGAGAAAGAAGGAGAAATCTGTCTTAGCCTTTTTTATAACGAGTGTAACGAGTCTTTTGTAATAGTATTTCTAATAGTCAAATGAAGTgagcttatttattttataagtcaTCCCAACAATGCAATGCAATCTTCGAGCTTATTTTTAATGCGCTAGTCACAAAAACGTATCAAttaaggtaaacatatttaaacttATTGTATTAGAcacttatatttaatatttaggtCGCTctaaatttattagttttggtaattgtaaaataattataaaaaacatttttatgggttcaaagaattttaacttttaaggTGTGAGagcacttttaatttaaattttgttgcgctgcttatatttttaatgctatTAGGTAGCTGATTCCATAGTCGAACAGAGTATACGAAAAGTGTCTtctgacaatttctgaatttatgatataattttatatttttgccaggtCTAAACGGAGATATCTGCCTTAGTTTATAAGAAGAAAGATGTCTAGAAGAAGGAAAAATCTACCTTAGCCTTTTTTATATCGAGTGTGATGACTAATCTTTTGTAATAGTATATCTAATAGTCAAATGAATTGAGCTTAATAGCTTTCCCAGCCTCTAGAGAAACTCTAGAAACCAAATCCAGTTAGCTTTGTAGATTTCTAGAATGATAAGTAGATAGGCTTTTACCATTTTAAGATAAACTTTGGTCAATAACTCTTTAAAAAGGAATATAAC from Drosophila takahashii strain IR98-3 E-12201 chromosome 2R, DtakHiC1v2, whole genome shotgun sequence encodes:
- the Pld gene encoding phospholipase D2 isoform X1; this encodes MAKTADTKSGRNDESQQLQMPPEAAALGANLQHLQVRRHRRSISQLMASMVEYPTDDVYRPTHYAGYVNRGYDDIDSSYYFAQFEAMAEVRGGASALPPYTTTDSDVEHGSGEAEASAEDSNIEDEEEVIRDCTDDAVAEQQNRCLPEFQFSLVDSEYDETLAFPDSVTILSNVGDKPVLVERKETDDDEEEFDDEENNSVVLRHEIPFTSIYGPSVKFNSFQRKVFIPGREIHVRIVDTERSVTTHLLNPNLYTIELTHGPFKWTIKRRYKHFNSLHQQLSFFRTSLNIPFPSRSHKEKRTTLKATASQMADESTLKDLPAHTKVKQTSTPVSGEGHSSKNANSNGNNAMAIISPSHSSILAGFTPRRIQKKRKKKKKRKLPRFPNRPESLVTVENLTVRIKQLEDYLYNLLNISLYRSHHETLNFVEVSNVSFVPGMGIKGKEGVILKRTGSTRPGQAGCNFFGCFQKNCCVRCNYFCSDVVCGTWRSRWFFVKETCFGYIRPTDGSIRAVILFDQGFDVSTGIYQTGMRKGLQILTNNRHIVLKCWTRRKCKEWMQYLKNTANSYARDFTLPNPHMSFAPMRANTHATWYVDGAQYMSAVADGLEAALEEIYIADWWLSPEIYMKRPALDGDYWRLDKILLRKAEQGVRVFVLLYKEVEMALGINSYYSKSTLAKHENIKVMRHPDHARGGILLWAHHEKIVVIDQTYAFMGGIDLCYGRWDDHHHRLTDLGSISTSSFTGSTRRTPSLYFSKDDTDSAFGSRKSSRNAHYESSAKERSPSPPAEEASTSIELKTLKPGDRLLIPSMLVPSPGETPGETSIALEGMKLNTPEMERKNVLDRLKNNAMKGARLGKDFMHRLTANEAADEKSGEVFTIESEDVTDHENGANLASGGQEEAITAGSTQILSEFCGQAKYWFGKDYSNFILKDWMNLNSPFVDIIDRTTTPRMPWHDVGLCVVGASARDVARHFIQRWNAMKLEKLRDNTRFPYLMPKSYHQIRLNSHLQQNRQQRVTCQLLRSVSAWSCGFIEADLVEQSIHDAYIQTITKAQHYIYIENQFFITMQLGMGVPGAHNNVRNQIGETLFKRIVRAHKERKPFRVFVIMPLLPGFEGDVGGSTGIAVRAITHWNYASISRGRTGILNRLVEAGIANPQNYISFHSLRNHSFLNNTPITELIYVHSKLLIADDRVVICGSANINDRSMIGKRDSEIAAIIMDEEFEDGRMNGKKYPSGVFAGRLRKYLFKEHLGLLDGDSSSRSELDISDPVCNKFWHGTWRRISTQNTEIYDEVFKCIPTDFVKTFASLRKYQEEPPLAKTDPELAANRANDIQGYLVNLPLEFLNKEVLTPPGTSKEGLIPTSVWT
- the Pld gene encoding phospholipase D2 isoform X2, whose translation is MAEVRGGASALPPYTTTDSDVEHGSGEAEASAEDSNIEDEEEVIRDCTDDAVAEQQNRCLPEFQFSLVDSEYDETLAFPDSVTILSNVGDKPVLVERKETDDDEEEFDDEENNSVVLRHEIPFTSIYGPSVKFNSFQRKVFIPGREIHVRIVDTERSVTTHLLNPNLYTIELTHGPFKWTIKRRYKHFNSLHQQLSFFRTSLNIPFPSRSHKEKRTTLKATASQMADESTLKDLPAHTKVKQTSTPVSGEGHSSKNANSNGNNAMAIISPSHSSILAGFTPRRIQKKRKKKKKRKLPRFPNRPESLVTVENLTVRIKQLEDYLYNLLNISLYRSHHETLNFVEVSNVSFVPGMGIKGKEGVILKRTGSTRPGQAGCNFFGCFQKNCCVRCNYFCSDVVCGTWRSRWFFVKETCFGYIRPTDGSIRAVILFDQGFDVSTGIYQTGMRKGLQILTNNRHIVLKCWTRRKCKEWMQYLKNTANSYARDFTLPNPHMSFAPMRANTHATWYVDGAQYMSAVADGLEAALEEIYIADWWLSPEIYMKRPALDGDYWRLDKILLRKAEQGVRVFVLLYKEVEMALGINSYYSKSTLAKHENIKVMRHPDHARGGILLWAHHEKIVVIDQTYAFMGGIDLCYGRWDDHHHRLTDLGSISTSSFTGSTRRTPSLYFSKDDTDSAFGSRKSSRNAHYESSAKERSPSPPAEEASTSIELKTLKPGDRLLIPSMLVPSPGETPGETSIALEGMKLNTPEMERKNVLDRLKNNAMKGARLGKDFMHRLTANEAADEKSGEVFTIESEDVTDHENGANLASGGQEEAITAGSTQILSEFCGQAKYWFGKDYSNFILKDWMNLNSPFVDIIDRTTTPRMPWHDVGLCVVGASARDVARHFIQRWNAMKLEKLRDNTRFPYLMPKSYHQIRLNSHLQQNRQQRVTCQLLRSVSAWSCGFIEADLVEQSIHDAYIQTITKAQHYIYIENQFFITMQLGMGVPGAHNNVRNQIGETLFKRIVRAHKERKPFRVFVIMPLLPGFEGDVGGSTGIAVRAITHWNYASISRGRTGILNRLVEAGIANPQNYISFHSLRNHSFLNNTPITELIYVHSKLLIADDRVVICGSANINDRSMIGKRDSEIAAIIMDEEFEDGRMNGKKYPSGVFAGRLRKYLFKEHLGLLDGDSSSRSELDISDPVCNKFWHGTWRRISTQNTEIYDEVFKCIPTDFVKTFASLRKYQEEPPLAKTDPELAANRANDIQGYLVNLPLEFLNKEVLTPPGTSKEGLIPTSVWT